GCAAAAAAGCTGAAATTCATAACTTAATTGAAAGTTGACCAGAAGGATATAAAACAATTCTTGGTGAAAGAGGATTTATGTTATCTGGAGGTCAAAAACAAAGACTTGTTATTGCAAGAATGTTTTTAAAGGACCCTCAACTGTTAATTCTAGACGAAGCAACAAGTGCTTTAGATAATATTGTTGAAAAAGAAATTCAAGCAAAATTAAATGAACTTATGAAAAATAGAACAAGTGTTACAATTGCACACCGTTTATCAACAATAAAAAATGTTGATGAAATTATTGTTCTTGGTGCAAATGGAAAAGGTATTGTTCAAAGAGGAACATTTGACGAACTTGTAAATAAACCAGGTCATTTCAAAAATTTATATGATGCTGGTCTAATGAGTGAGAAAAATTAAGGAGGTAGTTGAAATGAAGAAAAGAAAAATTTCAAAAAATAGGGAATTTTTTAGAATAATTGTTAAATATTATTTTAAAGAATGACGATTATCTATACTAATGATTCCCCTATCTGTTATTACTGCACTACTTTTTATTATGATTCCCCTTATAACTCAACAAATAAATATGGATTTAACAAAAACAGAAGAAACTTTACCTGAATTAACAAAAGGAGTCTTTCTTACAGCTTATTGAGGTTTAACTTGACCCACTTTATTACTAATTGCTTTAGGTTGTTTAATCTTGAATACAATGACATCATTTTCAATTAACTATATTGGATATATATTAGCAATAAGAATTGAAATAGATCTTAGAAATAAAATACTTGAAAAACTAGTTAGACAAGATATTTCATACTACTCAGATAAAAAAATTGGAGAAATACTTACAAATGTTATATCTGATGCAAAAATTGTAGGTGATTGGGCAATTAATATACCTTTAGGTGTATTAATTTCATTATTACAAATAACTGTTTCTATCTTAATGACTTTTTTATTGGATTGAAGAATTGCCACTGCTGGTTTAAGTATATTTGTTGTAATACTTATGGCATTTGCATTGTGTTATATATTTGCTGTTATAAAATATGAAAAAATAAGAAAAACATTAGAAAAAACTAATGGTGATGTTATTGATAGAGTTGTATCAATAAGATTAATAAAAGCATCTGGGACTGAAGCTTACGAAACTGAAAATTTTAAAGAAAAACATGTTGATTATTATAATCAATCAAAACCATTTGCTGGTTGATTATCAAGTTTATTAACAGTTGTCTTTGCAGGAGACTTCTTAATATCTTTCACTTCACCTATATTTGCAGTTATATTTTATGGTTCATCAAGTAATCCAGAACCAACATTAGAATTTTTTAAATATACCTTTGCAGCTTATACATTAGCTCAAAGTCTAATGATTGGTCCTCTATTCACACTATTGAATATGTCTGGTGGATTAGTTGGAGCTGGTATTGCAGCTTCAAGAATTTCAACTACTTTAGAAAAAGATTCAATTCTTGATCCACACTACTATGATGGAATAAAAGTTGAATCATTAAAGCAAAATATAATATTCAAAGATGTAGAATTCAGATATCCTGAAAAACCTAAAAAAGTAATACTTCCTAAATTTGACTTTACATTTGAATATGGAAAATCATATGCTTTCGTTGGGGAAACAGGAAGTGGTAAATCAACAATAGCAAAATTATTACTTAGACTTTATGATCCTTCTGATGGGAAAATAATAATTAATAATGACAATGATTTAAAAGATGTTAACCTACAAAGTTATTTAAAATTCATTGGTTATGTTGAGCAAGAACCACAAATATTATTTGGAGATGTTTTTGAAAATATAAAATATGGAAGTTTTGAAGCAACTGATGAAGAAGTTATTGAAGCTGCTAAAAAAGCTGAATTAGATAATTTAGTAAATACTTGACCAGACGGATATAAAACAATTCTTGGTGAAAGAGGATTTATGTTATCTGGAGGTCAAAAACAAAGACTTGTTATTGCAAGAATGTTTTTAAAAAATCCTCAATTATTAATTTTAGACGAAGCAACAAGTGCTTTAGATAATATTGTTGAAAAAGAAATTCAAGCAAAATTAAATGAGCTTATGAAAAATAGAACAAGCGTTACAATTGCACATCGTTTATCAACAATAAAAAATGTTGATGAAATTATTGTTCTTGGTGCAAATGGAAAAGGTATTGTTCAAAGAGGAACATTCAAGGAATTAATATCAACAGATGGTCATTTTAAAAATTTATATGACGCTGGTCTAATGGGAAAAGAAAAATAAATCAATATAAAGTGGAGATTGCAACTTCACTTTTTTTATGTTAAAATCATCTCAGATTATATATTCTAGTTTAAATAGAAATATATAATTCACTTATTTAAAAATATAAAAGGAGAAAAACAGTATGGCAAATAAAAAACCAACATTCGTTTCAATGGACCTTGGTACAGCAAATACATTAGTATACATTGCTGGACAAGGTATCGTTTATAACGAACCATCAATCGTAGCTTATAGAATAAAAGAAAATAAAATTATTGCTGTAGGTGAAGAAGCATACAAAATGATCGGTAAAGGAAACAAAACTATTCGTGTTGTAAGACCAATGGTTGACGGAGTTATTACAGACATTAGAGCTACTGAAGCTCAATTGAGATACATCTTCTCAAAATTAAGAATTACAAAACAATTAAAACATTCAATCATGTTATTAGCATGTCCTTCAGTTATTACTGAATTAGAAAAAACAGCTCTTAAAAAGATTGCTGTTAACTTAGGAGCAGACCAAGTATTCGTTGAAGAAGAAGTAAAAATGGCTGCTTTAGGTGGTGGAGTAAATATTTATGCTCCAACAGGAAATTTAATAGTTGATATGGGTGGAGGAACAACTGATATAGCTGTATTAGCATCAGGAGATATCGTTCTATCAAAATCAATTAAAGTTGCTGGAAACTACTTAAACGATGAATGTCAAAAATTCATTCGTTCACAATACGGATTAGAAATCGGATCAAAAACTGCTGAATCAATTAAAGTTAATGTTGGTTCATTAGCAAAATACCCAGATGAAAGACGTATGAAAGTTTACGGACGTGACGTTGTTTCTGGATTACCAAGAGAAATCGAAATTACTCCAGAAGAAGTACGTGAAGTATTAAAAGTACCAGTATCAAGAATTATTGACTTAACAGTTCAAGTTTTAGAAGATACACCACCTGAATTAGCTGGAGATATCTTTAGAAACGGAATTACAA
This sequence is a window from Spiroplasma diminutum CUAS-1. Protein-coding genes within it:
- a CDS encoding ABC transporter ATP-binding protein, producing the protein MKKRKISKNREFFRIIVKYYFKEWRLSILMIPLSVITALLFIMIPLITQQINMDLTKTEETLPELTKGVFLTAYWGLTWPTLLLIALGCLILNTMTSFSINYIGYILAIRIEIDLRNKILEKLVRQDISYYSDKKIGEILTNVISDAKIVGDWAINIPLGVLISLLQITVSILMTFLLDWRIATAGLSIFVVILMAFALCYIFAVIKYEKIRKTLEKTNGDVIDRVVSIRLIKASGTEAYETENFKEKHVDYYNQSKPFAGWLSSLLTVVFAGDFLISFTSPIFAVIFYGSSSNPEPTLEFFKYTFAAYTLAQSLMIGPLFTLLNMSGGLVGAGIAASRISTTLEKDSILDPHYYDGIKVESLKQNIIFKDVEFRYPEKPKKVILPKFDFTFEYGKSYAFVGETGSGKSTIAKLLLRLYDPSDGKIIINNDNDLKDVNLQSYLKFIGYVEQEPQILFGDVFENIKYGSFEATDEEVIEAAKKAELDNLVNTWPDGYKTILGERGFMLSGGQKQRLVIARMFLKNPQLLILDEATSALDNIVEKEIQAKLNELMKNRTSVTIAHRLSTIKNVDEIIVLGANGKGIVQRGTFKELISTDGHFKNLYDAGLMGKEK
- a CDS encoding rod shape-determining protein; the encoded protein is MANKKPTFVSMDLGTANTLVYIAGQGIVYNEPSIVAYRIKENKIIAVGEEAYKMIGKGNKTIRVVRPMVDGVITDIRATEAQLRYIFSKLRITKQLKHSIMLLACPSVITELEKTALKKIAVNLGADQVFVEEEVKMAALGGGVNIYAPTGNLIVDMGGGTTDIAVLASGDIVLSKSIKVAGNYLNDECQKFIRSQYGLEIGSKTAESIKVNVGSLAKYPDERRMKVYGRDVVSGLPREIEITPEEVREVLKVPVSRIIDLTVQVLEDTPPELAGDIFRNGITICGGGALIRGIDKYFADTLQLPTKIGEQPLLAVINGTKKFESEIWEIIKTQRLHDDIMGR